The Pseudosulfitobacter pseudonitzschiae nucleotide sequence CTGGAAAACCGTGCAAAAGAGCTGAACTGCACCACCACATAATCGTTGGGATCAATCATGCGCTGGATAAACCCCGTGATCGAGCGGAACAGTCCTGCAAATACTATCCCCGTCAGGATCATTCGAAACATGTCGCTTCGCGCCCGTCCCAGCAGGGTTCCGAACAGGATCAGGGCCACCCCCATCATCAGTGCGGTGTTCAGCAGAAACTGCCCTGTCTCGGGCAGGCGGACAAACTCTTGCGCGCCAAGCGTGAAAACCGACACTGACAGGATCAGCAGGTACAGCGCATCAAACCCCATTACCGAAGGGGTAAGGATGTGGTTCTGAGTCACGGTCTGAAACAGGACGGTCGCCGTTGAAACTGACATGGCGACAAGTAGCAAAGCCGCCAGCTTATTGCCGCGAAACGACAGCACGAATGCCCAATTGCCCCGCGACCCCAGCAGCATATAGCCGGCAACGCAAACGCCAAGCAGCAGCGCAAGAACGCAAATCCGTTTATGAGGCATGACGTTTAGGCGCATAGAGCAACCACAAAAACAAGACGGCACCGATGACACCGAACACCGTTCCCACCGGAATTTCATAAGGGTAGCGCACGATGCGCCCCAGAATGTCACTTGCCAGAACCAGTACAGCTCCGCTCATTGCAGTCAGCGGTAAGCTGTGGCGCAGATTGTCACCAGCCAACCGTGAAACGATGTTGGGCACGACCAGCCCGACAAAAGGGATCATGCCCACGGTGACGACAGTCAGCGCGGTCACCACAGAAATTGCCAACAGCCCTAGGATCATCGTCTGGGTGTAGTTTAAGCCCAGATTGATGCTGGCCGAACGGCCCATGCCGACAATCGCAAACTGATCGGCAGCCAAATAGCAAAGCCCTGCAACCAGCGCGACAAGCCAAAGCAATTCATACCGCCCCTGCAAGACACCGGAGAATTCTCCATTCATCCATATTTCGACGTATTGCAATAAATCGGCCTGATAGGCGACAAACGTGACACAAGCGCCGATAATCCCGCCATAGATCAACCCGACAAGTGCAACCAGCAGGGGTTGCGTAGGCGGCAATCGGTGGACGATGGCCAGAAATCCCGCACCCCCGACCAGTGCCGTAAACGACGCCATTACCATTTTCACCAGAATAGAGGCGGCAGGCACATATAAGGTCACCAGCAAGATACCCAACGCGGCCCCCTGCCCTGTACCCGCTGTCATCGGCTCTACAAATCTGTTGCGCACCAGCATCTGCATGATCGCACCACTCACCGCCAACGCCCCGCCCGAAATCACCACCGCAATTGTCCGTGGTGCGCGGCTGATCGCCATCAGTTGCAGAGCTTCGGGGTCTGATCCCAGTGCCGCCCAAGAGATGTCGATGACGCCGACAAAAAGAGATGCCAGCGACAACACGATCAGCGTCAGGCCAAGTGCAATTGCCATCGTCTACCTATCTTTGAGGCCGGCCAGAATTTCGTCCAGTGTCAGGGTCATGGATTGAATGCCTCCCCCTGCAAGATAGATCGGGCCGGCACTCAGGTGTATGACCTGCCCCGTTTTCCACGCGGTCGTCTCGTGAACCAGCACGTTATCCAGTGTTGCACTGGCGCTTTCGCTGTCCTGCCCTATGGCCGCGATGCGGTCGATCACGAACAGGATGTCGGGGTTGGCTTCGCGAATGAACTCAAAGCTGATGGCTTCTCCGTGTGTTGCCTTTTCCACGCTCTCGACCGCTTCGGGCAACTCCAAAGCATCATGCAGCCAGCCAAACCGCCCGCCCGCACCATAAGCGCTGATCTTCGGCCCGTTGGTCATCACGATCAACGCCCGACCGCTACC carries:
- a CDS encoding ABC transporter permease, whose translation is MAIALGLTLIVLSLASLFVGVIDISWAALGSDPEALQLMAISRAPRTIAVVISGGALAVSGAIMQMLVRNRFVEPMTAGTGQGAALGILLVTLYVPAASILVKMVMASFTALVGGAGFLAIVHRLPPTQPLLVALVGLIYGGIIGACVTFVAYQADLLQYVEIWMNGEFSGVLQGRYELLWLVALVAGLCYLAADQFAIVGMGRSASINLGLNYTQTMILGLLAISVVTALTVVTVGMIPFVGLVVPNIVSRLAGDNLRHSLPLTAMSGAVLVLASDILGRIVRYPYEIPVGTVFGVIGAVLFLWLLYAPKRHAS
- a CDS encoding iron chelate uptake ABC transporter family permease subunit, with the translated sequence MPHKRICVLALLLGVCVAGYMLLGSRGNWAFVLSFRGNKLAALLLVAMSVSTATVLFQTVTQNHILTPSVMGFDALYLLILSVSVFTLGAQEFVRLPETGQFLLNTALMMGVALILFGTLLGRARSDMFRMILTGIVFAGLFRSITGFIQRMIDPNDYVVVQFSSFARFSRIDFPLLAIAATLTCAALLATWRMRHGLDVLALGPDTAINLGVDPRRGIFQVLVIVSVLVSVSTALVGPLAFLGLLVVSVARQITPTETHGLLLPSAALVCAITLVGGQLVLEHLLNLSTPLIVVVDVIGGLVFLGLLLRRKRR